The nucleotide window GCTCAATCTCGGCGAGGCCAAAATGAGCAAGTCGCTGGGCAACGTCATCGACGTGCAGGCCGTGCTGGCCATGGGCATCCGGCCCGTCGAGCTGCGCTACTACCTGGGCGTGCCGCACTACCGCTCGCGCATCGACTACTCCGACGACGCGATGCGCGAGGCCGCGACGGCGTACCGGAGGATCGAGGGCTTCGTGCACCGGGCCGTCGAGGTCGTCGGCGTCGGGCGCCCCAAGGCGGTGCCGCCGGAGTTCGCCGCGGCGATGAACGACGACCTCAACACGTCGGCGGCGCTGGCCGTCGTGCACGACACGATCCGCGAGGGCAACACCGCGCTGGCCGCGAACGACGAGACGGGCGTCCGCGCCGCGCTGACCGCGGTGCGGGCCATGCTCGGCGTTCTCGGCCTCGACCCGCTCGACGCCGCGTGGCACGAGGGCGAGGGCGGCGGCGACCTCAAGCCGGTCGTCGACTCGCTGGTCTCCCTCGCACTCGATCAACGCGCGCAGGCGCGGGCACGCAAGGACTGGGCGGCGGCCGATTCGGTCCGCGACCAGCTCAAGAACGCGGGAGTTCAGGTGGAGGACACTCCGGCCGGTCCGCGCTGGACGGTAGGAGAGCAGCACTGATGCCCGGAAATTCCTTCAACGCGAGCAAGCGCGTCACCTCCAAGAAGGGCGCGGCGGCCGGCTCCGGCGGCAAGAACCGGGCGGGCCTCAAGGGCCGGGGCAAGACCCTGCCCGCCGACGAGCGCCCGTGGCACAAGGGCTACTCGGGCACCGAGAAGCTCCCCGACAAGACCGCCCGCAAGCAGGACAAGGAGCGGCGCGCCGCCGCTGCCGAGGGCCGGGCGCCCAAGGTCGGCATCCCGGGCAGCAAGGACACCACCTGGGGCCGGGGCGGCGGCCGTGCCGCCGGCCGGCCGGCTCCGCAGCGCGGCGGCCGGGTGCAGGGCCGCAGCGGGCCGCGGATCGCACCCGGGCGGCGCTCGAACCCGACAAAGGAGGGCCCGGAGCTGCTGCTCGGGCGCAACCCGGTGACCGAGGCGCTGCGCGCGGGGATTCCGGCGACGGCCCTCTACGTGGCGCACGGCATCGACATCGACGACCGGGTCTCCGAGATCGTCCGGACCTCCGGTGACCGGGGCATCCCGATCCTGGAGATCAGCCGCCTCGAGCTCGACCGGATGACCGGCGGAGTCCTGCACCAGGGCATCGGCCTCCAGGTGCCGCCGTTCGCGTACGAGAACTTCGACGACCTCGTGGCCGCGGCGATGGAGCAGACCGCGCCGCTGCTCGTCGCCCTCGACGGCGTGACGGACCCGCGCAACCTGGGCGCCGTGATCCGTTCGGTTGCCGCGTTCGGCGCGCACGGCGTCTTCATGACCGAGCGCCGGGCGGCCGGCATCACCGCGACCGCGTGGCGCACCAGCGCCGGCGCGGCCGCGCGGGTGCCGGTGTCGCAGGTGGTCAACCTGACCCGGGCGATCAAGGCGGCCCAGCAGGCCGGCTTCACCGCGATCGGGCTGGACGCCGACGGCGAGACGGACCTCTACCAGCTCGAGGCCGCGGTCGGCCCGCTGCTTGTCGTGGTCGGCTCCGAGGGCCGGGGCCTGTCCCGCCTGGTCGGCGAGACCTGCGACCTGCGGGTGAGCATCCCGATGATGTCCGAAGTGGAGTCGCTGAACGCCAGCGTCGCCGCCGCGGTCACCCTGGCCGAGGTCGCCCGCCGCCGCGTATACGGGTAGGCGCGCACTGCCTGTAACGTGACGGGCCGGGTGACCGGTGGCGGAGGTGCAGGGGAGCATGACCGACGGCTTTGTGCTCGGCGTTGATCTGGGCACTTCGCACACGGTCGCGATGCTGCGCTGGCCGGACGGCCGCACCCGGCCGCTGCTCTTCGACGGCCAGCCGCTGCTGCCCTCGGCCGGCTATCTCGACACGACGGGCCGGCTGCACGTCGGCCGTGACGCTGTCCGCCTCGGCCAGGCCGAGCCGGGCCGCCTCGAGCCGAACCCGAAGCGGCACGTCGACGCCGAGACGGTGCTGCTCGGCGGCGCCGAGGTGCCGACGGCCGACCTGCTGGCGGCGCTGCTGGGCGCGGTGGCCCGCGAGGCCGTCGCCGCGACGGGCTTCCTGCCGCCCGCCGTGCTGACCTATCCGGCGGCGTGGGGGTCGCGCCGCCGGTCGGTGCTGACCACCGCCCTGGCCCGCGCGGGCTGGCCGTCGACGACCCGGCTGGTGGCCGAGCCGATCGCCGCGGCCCGCTACTTCGCGGACGTCCTGCGCCGCCCGGTGCCGGTCGGGTCGGCGCTCGCGGTCTTCGACTTCGGCGGCGGCACGCTGGACATCGCCGTCGTCCGCAACGAGGGCGTGACGCCGCAGGGGCAGCCGCGCTTCGCCGTCGCGGCCTCCGGCGGCGTCGACGACCTCGGCGGCCTCGACCTCGACGCGGCCCTGGTCGCGCACCTCGGCACGACGCTGGAGAAGGACGAGCCCGCCGCCTGGGCCGCGCTGACCGAGCCGGTCACGCTCGCACAGTGGCGGGCCCGGCGCCAGTTCTGGGAAGACGTACGCGGGGCCAAGGAGATGCTGTCCCGCACGGCGCTCGCCCCGGTTCCGGTGCCGGGAGTCGAGCAGGCGGTGCGGCTGACGCGCGAGGAGTTCGAGGCGGCGGCCGGGCCGCTGCTGCGCCGCGGCGTGGCCGAGGCGGGCTCGGTGCTGCGCGCCGCGGGCCTGGACCCGGCCGACCTGGCCGGGTTGTTCCTGGTCGGCGGCTCGTCCCGGGTGCCACTCGTGGCACGCCTGCTGCACAGCGAGCTTGGCATCGCGCCGACGGTGCTGGAGCAGCCCGAGCTGCCGGTTGCCGAGGGCGCCATCATCGCGAGCGCGGCACCGTCCTCGGACGCCGCACCCGCCCCGGCCGCGGGCGCGGCACCGGCCGCCGCGGTGGCCGCGGAGGCGGCGCGGACGCCGGCCGAGCCGATGCGGGCGGCCGCGGTTCCCCCGGCGACGGACACGATGGCACCCGGCGGCCAACCCGAGGCGGTCGCCCCGGCCCCGCCCGCGAGCGGCAACGGCGCGGCGCCGCCGGTGGCCCGGCCCGCCGGGGACCAGCCCAACTATGCCGAGCCCGTCGACCCGTGGGCCACCGGTGAGGCGGCCGCGTTCGGCAACGCGGGCGGGCCGGTGCTGCACCCGGTCTCCGGCGCACCGCATTCGCACACCCCCGCCGACCCGGTGTCGCCCCCGGCCGCGCCGTGGCTGGCCTCGACGCAACCCGAGCCGGCGCCGAAGCTCCCCGCGTACCGGAGGAAGGGTCTTTGGATCGTCGCGGCCGGGACCGTCGCGGTGCTCGGCATCGCCGCGACCGCCGTCGTGCGGTTCTGGCCCGGCTACCCCGCGCTGGACTACCGGCCGCTCACCGACGAGCACCGGATCAAGCCGGTCGCGCCCATCAGCTCGGCGTTCAACGCGACCGCCCTGCGCGGCGGGCGCGCCTACTTCGCCAGCGCCGACGACAAGGGGACGCTCGGCGTCGTCGCGGCCGCCACCGACAGCGGCGAGAAGGCCTGGAGCAGCGTCGAGGCCGGCACCGCCGCCCGCTGGGAGCATTTCTTCACGCTGCCGGACGCGGTGGTCGCGATCACCGACACCGACTCGGTCACCAGCACGCGGCGCATGGTGCTGCTCGACCCCGGCAAGGGCGGCAAGCTGTGGGACCGCACGGTCGGCCGCGACGACGGCCTGGTCTTCGCCGGCGACAAGGTCGTGCTTGTCGACCGGACGGAGAACAGGCTCGTCGGGCTCGAGGTCGGCGACCAGGGCAAGGTCGGCTGGGAGCACAAGAGCCCCAAGTCCGAGTACGGCACGACGACCACCAAGGTCATCGTGGCGACCACCGAGGCCGACCTGGACGGGCCCGCGACCGGCGCCGGGGTGCCGTTCGCCGAGCCGCTCGACGACGACGATCGGATCGTGCAGATCGGCGCCGACCGGTCCGCCCAGGTCATCGACGCGTCGACCGGCGACGTGTCGGCCGGGCCGCGGCAGAGCGTCGCCGACCCGGACGACGAGGTGGTCGCGCACAACGGCCGGCTCGTCGTGTCCGAGTCCGGCGACTCGCACCGGCTCGTCGCCTACGACCTGGCGAAGCTCGACGAGCCGCGGGTGCTCTACACGGCGCCGAACGCGAACACCCGGTTCGACCACCTGACCGCCTGCGGCGCCGACCGGATCTGCGTGGTCGAGACGACGGCATCCGACGCCAAGACCGCGCAGGTGGTGGCGGTCGACGCCACCGGGAAGGGCACCGTGTGGCGCCGGACGGTCGCGGACGTCAACGGGCTCGTACCCGTCGGCGAGGCCGTGCTCGCCACCCGGAACACGTCGCCGGAGCAGACCAGCCTGCTCGACGCCGACGGCCGGGTGGCATGGACCCGGGGCGGTGTCGTCGGCCGGCTCGACGGCGGCAACATGCTGCAGTTCTCCAAGGCGCTCTCGACCTCGGCCGACGACCCGGGGCTCGCCGGCGAGCACCTCGGCGACGACCCCGTGCCGCTGGGCTCGCTGGACGGGGTCCGGTCGTCGACCTGCTCGTGGGACGCGAGCCATCTGGCCTGCGTCGCCGACGAGGACTTCGTCATCCAGCGCTTCGCCGGCTGACGCCGGACACGGAGAAGGGCGGCCCCGCGTGGGGCCGCCCTTCTCCTGACGCCTGACTCAGATCCGCTGGCCGGTGGTGGCGTGGAACACGTGCACCTGGTTGGTCTGCGGCTTGATGAACACCGTCTCGCCCATGGTCGGCATCGAGCGCCGGTCGGTGCGGACCACGAACCGCTCCTGGCCGCCGTCGAGGGCCGCGTGGCCGTAGACGTTGGCGTCCGAGCCGAGGTCCTCGACCAGGTCGACGACGATCGGCAGGCCGCCCGCGGTCGGGGAGACCAGGTCGGTCGCCTCGGGCCGGAAGCCGATGGTCACCTTGCCGCCCTCGTCCTTGGCCGCCGCGACCTGCTCGCGGGTCAGCGGCACGGCGAGCTCGGCGAACGCCGCACCCGACTCGATCAGCGGGACGGTCTTGAGGTTCATGGCCGGGGAGCCGATGAAGCCGGCGACGAAGACGTTGCCCGGGTTGTCGTAGAGCACCCGGGGGGTGTCGCACTGCTGGAGTACGCCGTCGAGCATGACCGCGACCCGGTGGCCCATCGTCATGGCCTCGACCTGGTCGTGGGTCACGTAGACGGTGGTGATGCCCAGCTTGGCCTGGAGGGTCGCGATCTGCGACCGGGTCTGCACGCGGAGCTTGGCGTCGAGGTTCGACAGGGGCTCGTCCATGAGGAACACCTGCGGCTCACGCACGATCGCGCGGCCCATCGCGACGCGCTGGCGCTGACCGCCGGAGAGCGCCTTCGGCTTACGGCTCAGGTACTCGTCGAGCTGGAGCAGCGCGGCGGCCTCCTTGACCCGGCGGTCGATCTCCGCCTTCGGGGTCTTGCGCAGCTTCAGGGCGAACGCCATGTTCTCGTACACCGACATGTGCGGGTACAGAGCGTAGTTCTGGAAGACCATCGCGATGTCGCGGGACTTCGGGGGGAGGTTCGTGACGTCCTTGCCCTGGATGAGGATGCGGCCCCGGTCCACGTCCTCGAGGCCGGCGAGCATCCGCAGGCTGGTGGACTTGCCGCAACCGGACGGGCCGACCAGAACCAGGAACTCGCCGTCGCCGATCTCGAGGTCGAGCTCGTTGACCGCGGGGCGCTCCTGGCCGGGATAGATCCGGGAGGCCTTCTCGTAGGTGACCGTAGCCATGGTGAATCGACTTCCTTTCCACCGGCAGGAACGTGCCGGACGATCCGAGTGGGAGGAACAGTGTGGCCAGCCACACGACCGCCACCGTAAGTCTTTTTTCCGGAACTGCCAAGGTCGCACCCGGCAAAGGGTGCTCAGCCTGCCCGATGGTCAGCCGGTATGCTGTTCGCGCGCCCCTGTAGCTCAGTTGGCCAGAGCACCTGTCTTGTAAACAGGATGTCGTCGGTTCGATTCCGACCGGGGGCTCCGAGAACGGCCCTAACCAGCAGAAACGCTGGTCAGGGCCTTATGTCTATCGATGTGGTCAGTTTTCGCACCCGACCAGGGTGTCCTTCTTCGCCTTCTCGCAGTGGTCGCCGTATTCGGTGTTGCTACCACCGTTCAGTAGGTCGACGACGTGCTTGTCGTAGTCGCCGCCGTCCAGGGAGTCGTCGCCGGCATCGCCGTAGATCTTGTCCTGGCCCTCGCCGCCGACGATCCAGTCGTTGCCGACGCCGCCGTGGATCACGTCGTTGCCGTCGCCGCCCATGAACGAGCCGTCTCCGGCGCCTCCGGTGATCCGGTCGTTGCCCGGGCCGCCGAAGAGGGACTCGACGTCGGCGCCGATGGTGTCGTGCTCACCGGCCTGCCCGTCGTCGCCCGTGACGCCGTCGGCGTCGATGACGACCGCCTTGGTGGAGCTGGTGTAGCTGGCCACGTCGGTGCCGGATCCACCGAGCAGGACGTCCGCGGCGACCCCGAGTTCGTCGTCGCCGTACAGCCAATCGGTGTCCGCGCCGCCGTCGAGGTGGTCCCGGCCCAGTCCGCCGGTGAGGTCGTCCCCACCTGCGTCGCCGTAGAGCTTGTCGTTGCCCTCGAGGCCCCACAGCTGGTCGCCGCCGGTGCCGCCGCGCAGGGTGTCGTTGCCGGTCATACCCCAGAGGGTGTCCTTGCCGCCCCGGCCGTCGGCCTTGTCGTTTCCGCTGCCGGCCTGGATCCGGTCGCCCAGCGAGCCGCCGGTGATGGTGTCGTTGCCGCTTCCGCCGTACGCGCTCATCCGCACGTCCGAATTGTTGACGATCACGTCGTTGCGGCCGTAGGTGTAGATCGTGACCCGGGTGGGTGCCTTCTTCGTGGTGCACCTGACCTTGGTCTTGTCGCCCTTGACCTTCTTGCAGCCCTTGCCGGCGCTGACCGCGACCTTGTCGTCGATCGTGATCGTGTTGCCGGAGCGCGTGATCACCACCTTGTTCTGCTTGCCGCTCGCCGCCTTGTACTGGACCTTCGTGGCGGAGGTCACCGAGGCCACCCCGCTGGTGGCCGCCAGCGCGGGAGAGGCGACCGTCCCGACCGCGGCCATGGTGGACAGGGCGACACAGGCGGCCGCCGGCCAGGCGATTCGGGGCATGGTGATCCTTCCAAGATCTTGATCGGCGATGGAACGGTACCGTTTCATCACCAACGAAGGAAAGCTCGATCGATGCGGCGAGAGTTTCTCCGCCGTTCCGCCTAGGGTGTCGCCATGCGCATCGAGCGGGTCGAGGACGCCGCGGCCGTGCACAGTGCCGCCGACCTTTTCGACGAGCCGCCGCTGGCGGCGGCGACCGAGAGGTTCCTCGCGAGCCCGGACCACCATCTGCTGTTCGCCTACGACGGCGACCGCGCGGTCGGCATGATCTCGGGGGTCGAGATGACCCATCCGGACAAGGGCACGGAGATGTTCGTCTACGAGCTCGGCGTGGCGCCGGCCGCCCGGCTACAGGGCATCGGCGCCGCGCTCGTCCGGGCGCTGGCGGACCTCGCCCGCGAGCGCGGCTGCTACGGCATGTGGGTCGGCACAGAGACCGACAACGAGGCCGCGCAGGCCACCTACCGCCGGGCCGGCGCCACCGAGGAGGCCCCGTTCGTGCTGCTCAACTGGGACCTCATCGCGGAGGCCGGGTAGCGAAGACGCGTCGAGCCCGCACCGGATACGACCGGGGCGGGCTCGACGACGCGCTACGACCTATTTGAAGTCCTCGTCCTCGCCCGCGATCGGCCGGCCGCCTCCCGTGAAGGCCCGCTTGTCGCCGCCCGCCTCGTCGTCGATCGGCTCCTCGTGCAGCCGCGGGTCCCGGACGGGCTCGTCGATGGCCGGGTCGACGGTCGCCGGGTCCACCACCGTGCCGCCCACCGGCATGGTGGTGACGACGTCGTCGGCGTCCCGGTCGGCACCCGTGTCGGTACCCGTGCCGGCGCCCGTGTCGGCGCCCGTGTCGGCGTTGTCGCCGGCCTTGTCCTTGTCCTTGTCCGCGTCCGTGTCCGGTTCCGGCGTCACGTTCACCGGCATCAGGCCGCCGAGACCGCCGAGCAGCGGCAGACCGCCGTCGAACAGCGCCGACTCGCTGTGCGAACCGGCCGTCGGCAGGCCGCCGCCGAGCAGCCCGCCGCCGAGCAGGCTCCCGCCGAGCAGCCCGGTCGGGATGATGCTTGTCAGGTTGCCGCCCGGCAGGCCGCCGCCGGCCCGCCCGACCTGACCGGCCTTGCCGGCCACCCGGCGGCCGGCCGCTCCGCCGACGGACGCACCGCTGCCGGCCACCGACCAGCCCGCGGGAACCAGGCCGGCGCCCTGCGACCGGGCGACCCGCCGGCCCTCGTCCGGCATGAGACCGTCCTTCGGCAGCAGGCCGTCCTGCGGCAGCATGTCCGAAAGGGACGATCCGGAGGTCTGTAGATCGGCGGCGTTCTGACCCGGCCGGAAGCTCAGCAGCTGGGAGGCGCCGCCCAGCGGGCTCTCCAGGTTGAGTCCGCCGGCCGGGTCCAGTCCGACACCCCGGCCGTTCGTCG belongs to Amorphoplanes digitatis and includes:
- the rlmB gene encoding 23S rRNA (guanosine(2251)-2'-O)-methyltransferase RlmB, which codes for MPGNSFNASKRVTSKKGAAAGSGGKNRAGLKGRGKTLPADERPWHKGYSGTEKLPDKTARKQDKERRAAAAEGRAPKVGIPGSKDTTWGRGGGRAAGRPAPQRGGRVQGRSGPRIAPGRRSNPTKEGPELLLGRNPVTEALRAGIPATALYVAHGIDIDDRVSEIVRTSGDRGIPILEISRLELDRMTGGVLHQGIGLQVPPFAYENFDDLVAAAMEQTAPLLVALDGVTDPRNLGAVIRSVAAFGAHGVFMTERRAAGITATAWRTSAGAAARVPVSQVVNLTRAIKAAQQAGFTAIGLDADGETDLYQLEAAVGPLLVVVGSEGRGLSRLVGETCDLRVSIPMMSEVESLNASVAAAVTLAEVARRRVYG
- a CDS encoding Hsp70 family protein, which gives rise to MTDGFVLGVDLGTSHTVAMLRWPDGRTRPLLFDGQPLLPSAGYLDTTGRLHVGRDAVRLGQAEPGRLEPNPKRHVDAETVLLGGAEVPTADLLAALLGAVAREAVAATGFLPPAVLTYPAAWGSRRRSVLTTALARAGWPSTTRLVAEPIAAARYFADVLRRPVPVGSALAVFDFGGGTLDIAVVRNEGVTPQGQPRFAVAASGGVDDLGGLDLDAALVAHLGTTLEKDEPAAWAALTEPVTLAQWRARRQFWEDVRGAKEMLSRTALAPVPVPGVEQAVRLTREEFEAAAGPLLRRGVAEAGSVLRAAGLDPADLAGLFLVGGSSRVPLVARLLHSELGIAPTVLEQPELPVAEGAIIASAAPSSDAAPAPAAGAAPAAAVAAEAARTPAEPMRAAAVPPATDTMAPGGQPEAVAPAPPASGNGAAPPVARPAGDQPNYAEPVDPWATGEAAAFGNAGGPVLHPVSGAPHSHTPADPVSPPAAPWLASTQPEPAPKLPAYRRKGLWIVAAGTVAVLGIAATAVVRFWPGYPALDYRPLTDEHRIKPVAPISSAFNATALRGGRAYFASADDKGTLGVVAAATDSGEKAWSSVEAGTAARWEHFFTLPDAVVAITDTDSVTSTRRMVLLDPGKGGKLWDRTVGRDDGLVFAGDKVVLVDRTENRLVGLEVGDQGKVGWEHKSPKSEYGTTTTKVIVATTEADLDGPATGAGVPFAEPLDDDDRIVQIGADRSAQVIDASTGDVSAGPRQSVADPDDEVVAHNGRLVVSESGDSHRLVAYDLAKLDEPRVLYTAPNANTRFDHLTACGADRICVVETTASDAKTAQVVAVDATGKGTVWRRTVADVNGLVPVGEAVLATRNTSPEQTSLLDADGRVAWTRGGVVGRLDGGNMLQFSKALSTSADDPGLAGEHLGDDPVPLGSLDGVRSSTCSWDASHLACVADEDFVIQRFAG
- a CDS encoding ABC transporter ATP-binding protein; this encodes MATVTYEKASRIYPGQERPAVNELDLEIGDGEFLVLVGPSGCGKSTSLRMLAGLEDVDRGRILIQGKDVTNLPPKSRDIAMVFQNYALYPHMSVYENMAFALKLRKTPKAEIDRRVKEAAALLQLDEYLSRKPKALSGGQRQRVAMGRAIVREPQVFLMDEPLSNLDAKLRVQTRSQIATLQAKLGITTVYVTHDQVEAMTMGHRVAVMLDGVLQQCDTPRVLYDNPGNVFVAGFIGSPAMNLKTVPLIESGAAFAELAVPLTREQVAAAKDEGGKVTIGFRPEATDLVSPTAGGLPIVVDLVEDLGSDANVYGHAALDGGQERFVVRTDRRSMPTMGETVFIKPQTNQVHVFHATTGQRI
- a CDS encoding calcium-binding protein, encoding MPRIAWPAAACVALSTMAAVGTVASPALAATSGVASVTSATKVQYKAASGKQNKVVITRSGNTITIDDKVAVSAGKGCKKVKGDKTKVRCTTKKAPTRVTIYTYGRNDVIVNNSDVRMSAYGGSGNDTITGGSLGDRIQAGSGNDKADGRGGKDTLWGMTGNDTLRGGTGGDQLWGLEGNDKLYGDAGGDDLTGGLGRDHLDGGADTDWLYGDDELGVAADVLLGGSGTDVASYTSSTKAVVIDADGVTGDDGQAGEHDTIGADVESLFGGPGNDRITGGAGDGSFMGGDGNDVIHGGVGNDWIVGGEGQDKIYGDAGDDSLDGGDYDKHVVDLLNGGSNTEYGDHCEKAKKDTLVGCEN
- a CDS encoding GNAT family N-acetyltransferase — encoded protein: MRIERVEDAAAVHSAADLFDEPPLAAATERFLASPDHHLLFAYDGDRAVGMISGVEMTHPDKGTEMFVYELGVAPAARLQGIGAALVRALADLARERGCYGMWVGTETDNEAAQATYRRAGATEEAPFVLLNWDLIAEAG